A window from Lagopus muta isolate bLagMut1 chromosome 5, bLagMut1 primary, whole genome shotgun sequence encodes these proteins:
- the RGS21 gene encoding regulator of G-protein signaling 21, producing the protein MPVKSNTEETLAWSDSVDTLLANKDGLAAFRKFLKSEFSEENVEFWLACEDFKKTKSSTKIAAKAQKIYADFIEADAPKEINIDFHTRNHISQNISEPTLSCFDDAQRLIYSLMAKDSFPRFLRSKEYKELAKKQDNRNDKRWLPFL; encoded by the exons ATGCCAGTGAA GtcaaacacagaagaaacactGGCTTGGTCTGACTCTGTGGATACACTACTTGCTAATAAAG ATGGCCTGGCAGCTTTTAGGAAGTTTTTGAAGTCAGAATTCAGCGAGGAGAATGTAGAGTTCTGGCTGGCTTGTGAGGACTTCAAAAAAACCAAGTCTTCCACCAAGATCGCAGCCAAAGCCCAAAAGATTTATGCTGACTTCATTGAAGCTGATGCTCCAAAGGAG ATTAATATTGACTTTCATACAAGAAATCACATCTCTCAGAACATCTCAGAACCCACCCTCAGTTGTTTTGATGATGCCCAGAGGTTAATCTATAGTCTCATGGCAAAAGACTCTTTTCCCAGGTTTCTAAGGTCAAAAGAGTATAAGGAACTAGCAAAGAAGCAAGACAACAGAAATGACAAAAGGTGGCTCCCATTTTTGTGA